A window of Suncus etruscus isolate mSunEtr1 chromosome 4, mSunEtr1.pri.cur, whole genome shotgun sequence contains these coding sequences:
- the TOB2 gene encoding LOW QUALITY PROTEIN: protein Tob2 (The sequence of the model RefSeq protein was modified relative to this genomic sequence to represent the inferred CDS: deleted 9 bases in 6 codons): MQLEIKVALNFIISYLYNKLPRRRADLFGEELERLLKKKYEGHWYPDRPLKGSGFRCVHIGELVDPVVELAAKRSGLAVEDVRANVPEELSVWIDPFEVSYQIGEKGAVKVLYLDAGEGCVAPELDKEIKSSFNTPRPKVFVPVAARTRSLSNSPVRPAFGQSPSPTLHPPLGPSPITFTTASFAATKWITKMKKGGGAAASSAGVGGAGVTGQQPPASARLARSPTQQLLKHKSLSLSVHSLNFVRRPPLPQSQLSPNAKEFLYSGGSSPSLFFEGADWPGGTPAPLGQRGGRGPAPGSSFDVAQVLGGSSSSLFLEKSPFVEGLSYNLSTMQYPGQPFQPVVLAN, encoded by the exons ATGCAGCTGGAGATCAAAGTAGCCCTAAACTTCATCATCTCCTACTTGTACAACAAGCTGCCCCGGCGCCGGGCAGACCTGTTTGGGGAAGAGCTGGAGCGcctcttaaagaagaaatatgaaggccACTGGTACCCCGACCGGCCCCTGAAGGGCTCGGGCTTCCGCTGTGTTCACATCGGGGAGCTGGTGGACCCCGTGGTGGAGCTGGCCGCCAAACGCAGCGGCTTGGCCGTGGAGGATGTGCGGGCCAACGTGCCCGAGGAGCTGAGCGTCTGGATCGACCCTTTCGAGGTATCCTACCAGATCGGGGAGAAGGGGGCCGTGAAGGTGCTCTACCTGGATGCCGGCGAGGGCTGTGTGGCGCCCGAGCTGGACAAGGAGATCAAGAGCAGCTTCAACACCCCGAGGCCCAAGGTGTTC GTGCCCGTCGCAGCCAGGACCCGCTCGCTGTCCAACTCACCC GTTCGCCCCGCCTTCGGCCAGTCCCCCAGCCCGACCCTTCATCCCCCGCTCGGCCCCAGCCCAATCACCTTCACCACGGCCTCCTTTGCTGCCACCAAGTGGATCACCAAGATGAAGAAGGGGGGTGGTGCAGCGGCGAGCAGCGCAGGGGTGGGTGGTGCTGGGGTGACGGGCCAGCAG CCCCCAGCCTCAGCTCGTCTGGCCCGATCCCCCACCCAACAACTGCTGAAGCACAAGAGCCTCTCCCTGTCGGTGCATTCACTGAACTTTGTCCGG CGGCCTCCGCTTCCGCAGTCCCAGCTCTCACCCAATGCTAAGGAGTTC TTGTACAGCGGCGGCAGCTCACCCAGCCTCTTCTTCGAA GGGGCCGATTGGCCAGGGGGCACCCCGGCCCCTTTGGGGCAGCGGGGCGGCAGGGGGCCTGCACCCGGCAGCAGCTTTGACGTGGCCCAGGTGCTTGGAGGCAGCTCCAGCAGCCTCTTCCTGGAGAAGTCGCCCTTTGTGGAGGGCCTGAGCTACAACCTGAGCACCATGCAATACCCAGGGCAGCCCTTTCAGCCCGTCGTGCTGGCCAACTGA